Proteins from a genomic interval of Pseudomonas asplenii:
- a CDS encoding ATP-dependent DNA helicase: MSYSVAVRALCEFTAKAGDLDLRFTPSPTALEGITGHRTVAARRNEGYRAELALEGHYRELRVRGRADGYDPAQNQLEEIKTYRGDLARQPANHRQLHWAQARIYGWLACESLQLAQINLALVYFDIVSEKETLLRETWSADDLKVFFEQQCTLFLHWAEQEMAHRHARDQAARELAFPHGEFRPGQRSLAETVYKAVSTGRCLMAQAPTGIGKTLGTLFPMFKALAPQQLDKVFFLTAKTPGRQLALDAARVLHASQPGLPLRVLELVARDKACEHPDKACHGDACPLAQGFYDRLPAARQAAAAVALLDREALREIALAHHLCPYYLSQEMARWVDWVVADYNYYFDFSALLFGLAQANQWRVATLVDEAHNLVERGRQMYSASLDQQVLGQLRKNAPEPLKKALQRLNREWNALHKEQLASYQAYDQAPGKLLAAIALCTSAIGDYLNDHPQGLDGELQGFYFELLQFARVGELFDEHFLFDIRLREQGRRRLSQLCLRNVVPAAFIRPRLSAARSSVLFSATLSPRHYYADLLGLPADTAWIDVESPFEREQLELHIVSRISTRYVHRQASLAPIVELLAEQFNRCPGNYLAFFSSFDYLQQVAQLLADTHPDIPLWLQSRRMEEGQRQAFLDQFTEHSQGIGFAVLGGAFGEGIDLPGQRLIGAFIATLGLPQLNPLNEQIKQRMAALFGSGYDYTYLYPGLQKVVQAAGRVIRSQQDRGVVVLIDDRFDQEPIRRLLPRWWQV, encoded by the coding sequence TTGAGCTATAGCGTTGCCGTGCGGGCCCTGTGTGAATTCACCGCCAAGGCTGGCGACCTCGATCTGCGCTTCACGCCGTCGCCGACGGCCCTGGAGGGCATCACCGGCCACCGCACCGTGGCTGCGCGTCGCAACGAGGGTTATCGTGCCGAACTGGCGCTGGAGGGGCATTACCGCGAACTGCGGGTCCGGGGCAGGGCGGATGGCTATGACCCGGCACAAAACCAGCTGGAGGAAATCAAGACCTATCGCGGCGACCTCGCCAGGCAACCGGCCAACCATCGCCAATTGCATTGGGCCCAGGCGCGCATTTATGGCTGGTTGGCCTGTGAGAGCCTGCAACTGGCGCAGATCAACCTGGCGCTGGTGTACTTCGATATTGTCAGCGAGAAGGAAACCCTGCTACGCGAAACCTGGAGCGCTGACGATCTCAAGGTGTTCTTCGAGCAGCAGTGCACGTTGTTCCTGCATTGGGCCGAGCAGGAAATGGCCCATCGCCATGCGCGTGACCAGGCGGCCCGGGAACTGGCCTTTCCCCATGGCGAGTTCCGCCCCGGCCAGCGGTCCCTGGCCGAGACAGTGTACAAGGCGGTCAGCACCGGCCGTTGCCTGATGGCCCAGGCGCCCACCGGCATCGGCAAGACCCTCGGCACCCTGTTTCCGATGTTCAAGGCCCTGGCGCCGCAGCAACTGGACAAGGTGTTCTTCCTCACCGCCAAGACCCCGGGGCGCCAGCTCGCCCTCGATGCAGCGCGGGTGCTGCACGCCAGCCAGCCCGGATTGCCGTTGCGGGTGCTGGAACTGGTTGCCCGGGACAAGGCCTGCGAGCATCCGGACAAAGCCTGCCATGGCGACGCCTGTCCCCTGGCGCAGGGTTTCTATGATCGCTTGCCCGCTGCGCGTCAGGCTGCCGCTGCCGTGGCTCTGCTCGACCGCGAGGCGCTGCGGGAGATTGCGCTTGCCCATCACCTCTGCCCGTACTACCTGAGCCAGGAAATGGCCCGCTGGGTCGACTGGGTGGTGGCCGACTACAACTATTACTTCGATTTCAGCGCGCTGTTGTTCGGCCTGGCCCAGGCCAACCAGTGGCGGGTGGCGACCCTGGTGGACGAGGCCCACAATCTGGTGGAGCGGGGGCGGCAGATGTACAGCGCCAGCCTCGATCAGCAGGTCCTCGGGCAACTGCGCAAAAACGCCCCGGAACCGCTGAAGAAAGCGCTGCAGCGACTCAATCGCGAATGGAATGCCCTGCACAAGGAGCAGCTTGCCAGCTATCAGGCCTACGACCAGGCGCCGGGCAAACTGCTGGCGGCCATTGCCCTGTGCACCTCGGCCATCGGCGACTACCTCAATGACCACCCGCAGGGGCTGGATGGCGAACTCCAGGGGTTCTACTTCGAGTTGTTGCAGTTTGCCCGTGTCGGCGAGTTGTTCGACGAGCATTTCCTGTTCGATATCCGTTTACGTGAGCAGGGCCGACGGCGCCTGTCGCAGCTGTGTCTGCGCAATGTGGTACCGGCGGCCTTCATTCGCCCGCGACTGAGTGCTGCCCGCAGCAGCGTGTTGTTTTCCGCGACCTTGAGCCCCCGGCACTACTACGCCGACCTGCTGGGCCTGCCGGCCGATACCGCGTGGATCGATGTCGAGTCGCCCTTTGAGCGTGAGCAACTGGAATTGCATATCGTCAGCCGGATCTCCACCCGCTACGTGCATCGCCAGGCCTCGCTGGCACCGATCGTCGAATTGCTCGCCGAGCAGTTCAATCGCTGCCCCGGCAACTATCTGGCGTTCTTCAGCAGCTTCGACTATCTACAACAAGTGGCCCAACTGTTGGCCGATACCCACCCAGACATCCCGCTGTGGCTGCAATCGCGGCGTATGGAGGAGGGCCAGCGCCAGGCGTTTCTCGACCAGTTCACCGAACACAGCCAGGGCATCGGTTTCGCCGTGCTGGGCGGAGCCTTTGGCGAGGGCATCGACTTGCCCGGCCAGCGCCTGATCGGTGCCTTCATTGCCACCCTCGGCCTGCCGCAATTGAACCCGCTCAACGAGCAGATCAAGCAGCGTATGGCCGCGCTATTCGGTTCAGGATATGACTACACCTACCTGTATCCGGGCTTGCAGAAGGTGGTACAGGCGGCGGGCCGGGTGATCCGCAGTCAGCAGGATCGTGGTGTGGTGGTACTGATCGACGATCGTTTCGACCAGGAGCCGATCCGCCGGCTTCTGCCGCGCTGGTGGCAGGTCTGA
- the dxs gene encoding 1-deoxy-D-xylulose-5-phosphate synthase codes for MFELLNTIDSPAHLRALHQQALAPLADELRAFILHSVSRTGGHLSANLGSVEIAIALHYVFDTPHDRIVWDVGHQAYPHKILTGRRQAMAGIRQLGGISGFPRRQESEYDSFGTAHAGTSISAILGMAQGARLTGSPRHCVAVIGDGALSGGMAYEAMNNAGRYADLPLLIVLNDNDLSISPAVGALREHLLRLCTADAPDEPNNLFESLGLDYNGPVDGHDLQALIPILRAVKHRRGPQLLHVITQKGHGYSPAASDPVRYHATGTFNAQQGLQASAPGPQSFTQVFGNWLCDEAERDPRVVAITPAMREGSGLVEFERRFPDRYFDVGIAEQHALTFAAGLATEGLKPVVAIYSTFLQRAYDQLIHDIAIQNLPVLLAIDRAGLVGADGATHTGAFDIAYLRCIPNLVIMTPADENECRQLLHTGLLHDGPVAVRYPRGTGCGATVETHLSALPIGRGEIRRRSAQLPGHRVAILAFGPLLSVSLEAAQYLDATVANMRYAKPLDVDLIENLASSHDLLVTVEEGCVKGGAGAACLEHLAASLMGKPLLQLGLSDQFIEHATVEQLLHASGLDVEGIVTSIQVFREQVGFRNGQRRPDDGSPIMSPLSNS; via the coding sequence ATGTTCGAACTGCTCAATACCATCGACAGTCCCGCCCACCTCAGGGCCCTGCACCAGCAGGCACTGGCGCCACTTGCCGACGAATTGCGGGCGTTTATCCTGCACAGCGTGTCACGAACCGGCGGGCATCTGTCGGCGAACCTGGGCAGTGTCGAGATCGCCATCGCCCTGCACTATGTTTTCGATACCCCCCATGATCGAATCGTCTGGGATGTGGGGCACCAGGCCTATCCGCACAAGATACTCACCGGCCGCCGCCAGGCCATGGCCGGAATACGGCAATTGGGTGGGATATCCGGTTTTCCACGACGGCAAGAGTCCGAGTACGACAGCTTCGGCACCGCACATGCCGGCACCTCGATTTCCGCGATACTGGGCATGGCCCAGGGCGCGCGGTTAACGGGCAGCCCAAGGCATTGCGTTGCGGTGATCGGCGACGGGGCCTTGAGTGGCGGCATGGCCTACGAAGCGATGAACAACGCCGGCCGCTACGCGGATCTGCCCTTGCTGATCGTGCTCAACGACAACGACCTGTCGATCTCTCCGGCGGTCGGTGCTCTGCGCGAGCATCTGCTCAGGCTCTGCACCGCCGATGCGCCAGATGAGCCGAACAATCTGTTCGAGAGCCTTGGCCTGGACTACAACGGCCCGGTCGATGGACACGATCTGCAGGCGTTGATCCCGATCCTGCGGGCAGTGAAACACCGACGCGGTCCGCAACTGCTGCATGTCATCACGCAAAAGGGCCATGGCTACAGTCCCGCCGCCAGCGATCCGGTGCGTTATCACGCGACGGGAACATTCAATGCGCAGCAGGGCCTTCAGGCTTCTGCCCCCGGACCACAGAGTTTTACCCAGGTGTTCGGCAACTGGCTGTGCGACGAGGCCGAGCGGGACCCGCGGGTTGTCGCGATCACTCCGGCCATGCGTGAAGGTTCCGGCCTGGTGGAGTTCGAGCGGCGCTTTCCCGACCGCTACTTCGATGTCGGCATTGCCGAGCAGCATGCCCTGACCTTTGCCGCTGGCCTGGCGACCGAGGGCCTGAAGCCGGTGGTCGCGATTTACTCAACCTTCCTGCAACGGGCCTACGATCAGTTGATCCACGACATCGCCATCCAGAACCTGCCGGTGCTGTTGGCCATCGACCGTGCCGGTCTGGTCGGCGCCGACGGTGCCACGCATACCGGGGCCTTCGACATTGCTTACCTGCGTTGCATCCCCAATCTGGTGATCATGACGCCGGCGGATGAAAACGAATGCCGGCAGTTGCTGCATACCGGCCTGTTGCACGACGGGCCGGTGGCGGTGCGCTATCCCCGCGGGACCGGCTGCGGCGCCACGGTAGAGACACACTTGAGCGCGCTGCCGATCGGGCGCGGGGAAATACGTCGGCGTTCGGCGCAGCTCCCTGGCCACCGCGTGGCGATCCTGGCTTTCGGCCCCCTGCTGTCCGTCAGCCTGGAGGCCGCTCAGTACCTGGATGCAACCGTGGCCAACATGCGCTACGCCAAACCGCTTGACGTGGACCTGATCGAAAACCTGGCCAGCAGTCACGACCTGCTGGTGACGGTGGAGGAAGGCTGTGTGAAAGGCGGTGCTGGCGCCGCTTGCCTGGAACACCTGGCCGCCTCGCTGATGGGCAAGCCTCTTCTGCAATTGGGCTTGAGCGATCAGTTCATCGAGCACGCCACCGTCGAGCAGTTGCTGCACGCCTCGGGCCTTGACGTCGAGGGGATCGTTACCTCGATCCAGGTCTTTCGCGAGCAGGTCGGGTTTCGTAACGGCCAGCGGCGGCCAGACGATGGCAGCCCCATCATGAGCCCCCTCTCGAACTCATGA
- the idi gene encoding isopentenyl-diphosphate Delta-isomerase, producing the protein MEETLILVDEDDCETGSAQKLFIHQQGLRHRAFSIFIFDEPGRLLMQQRALGKYHSQGLWSNTCCGHPRVGEQTHAAAQRRLFEEMGLACPLHKVASLLYREQVSNQLIEHEFDHLFVGLSDVPPLANPDEAMAWSWLALSDIPGCIAAEPEKYTVWLRRIFEIYTPAALQRWHEIAVTRPSPSHLAL; encoded by the coding sequence ATGGAAGAAACCCTCATCCTGGTCGATGAGGATGATTGCGAAACCGGCAGTGCGCAAAAGCTGTTCATCCACCAGCAGGGCCTGCGACACCGGGCCTTCTCGATCTTCATCTTCGATGAGCCAGGCCGTTTGCTGATGCAACAGCGGGCTCTGGGCAAATATCACTCGCAAGGCCTGTGGAGCAACACCTGCTGCGGACATCCGCGCGTGGGCGAACAGACCCACGCTGCCGCGCAACGGCGGCTGTTCGAGGAAATGGGCCTGGCCTGCCCGTTGCACAAGGTCGCCTCCCTGCTCTATCGGGAACAGGTCTCGAACCAGTTGATCGAGCATGAATTCGATCACCTGTTCGTCGGCCTCAGCGACGTCCCGCCGCTCGCCAATCCCGACGAGGCCATGGCCTGGTCCTGGCTGGCGCTGTCCGATATTCCCGGGTGTATCGCCGCCGAGCCGGAAAAATACACCGTGTGGCTGCGGCGGATTTTCGAGATCTACACACCTGCGGCCTTGCAGCGCTGGCACGAAATCGCCGTCACGCGCCCTTCCCCCAGTCATTTGGCTCTATAA
- a CDS encoding DUF3142 domain-containing protein: MPVTSYFRRLCSCLVLGLLGGCQPEPATPLDQQVYIWQRQWRAAHEQALAESRADFSTLRVLALQAQPKAGWSRAQVDLPRLKADGRPLIAVVRLDGQLPALDLAVAQSQIAQLLADWQAAGITLAGLEIDHDSASARLPGYTEFLLKLREQLPPTLKLSITALPAWLGSPQLPALLRAVDSSVLQVHAVSNPKLGLFNPSQAREWAKRWGRVTEKPFYLALPAYGVALLPDTGGAPVVESEAPLSRGGARRELLADPQQVATLVGQLRNKPPAHLAGLIWFRLPLPDDRRAWSLTTLGAVARGEPLASQWRVELSEHDGLYDISLANVGNLDRALPERFELNAEQCEAADGLNGYDVQSSAQHLVFSRPSSARVAAGGRRALGWARCIRIDQGAWHVYP; encoded by the coding sequence ATGCCTGTCACGTCGTATTTTCGCCGCTTGTGTTCATGTCTGGTGCTGGGGCTGCTGGGCGGCTGCCAGCCGGAACCGGCTACGCCCCTCGACCAGCAGGTCTATATCTGGCAACGCCAGTGGCGTGCGGCCCACGAGCAGGCGCTGGCCGAGAGCCGGGCGGACTTCTCGACCCTGCGGGTGCTGGCGCTGCAGGCTCAACCCAAAGCCGGTTGGAGCAGGGCGCAGGTCGATCTGCCGCGACTCAAGGCCGATGGTCGCCCGCTGATCGCGGTGGTGCGCCTTGATGGCCAGCTTCCGGCCCTGGACCTGGCGGTGGCGCAGTCGCAGATCGCGCAACTGTTGGCGGACTGGCAGGCCGCAGGGATTACCCTCGCCGGGCTGGAAATCGATCACGACAGTGCCAGTGCCCGCCTGCCCGGTTATACCGAGTTCCTGCTGAAACTGCGCGAGCAGTTGCCGCCGACCTTGAAACTGAGTATCACCGCCTTGCCGGCCTGGCTCGGCAGCCCGCAGTTGCCCGCGCTGTTGCGGGCGGTGGACAGCAGCGTGTTGCAGGTCCATGCGGTGAGCAATCCGAAGCTGGGCCTGTTCAATCCATCCCAGGCCAGGGAGTGGGCCAAGCGCTGGGGGCGGGTTACCGAAAAACCGTTTTACCTCGCCTTGCCGGCCTATGGCGTGGCCTTGCTGCCAGATACCGGCGGCGCTCCCGTGGTGGAAAGCGAAGCCCCCCTGAGCCGTGGCGGCGCCCGCCGCGAGCTGTTGGCGGATCCGCAACAGGTAGCGACCCTGGTCGGACAACTGCGCAACAAACCACCCGCGCACCTGGCCGGCTTGATCTGGTTTCGCCTGCCGTTGCCGGACGATCGCCGCGCCTGGAGCCTGACGACCCTGGGCGCAGTTGCCCGTGGCGAGCCCCTTGCCAGCCAATGGCGGGTCGAACTCTCAGAGCACGATGGCCTCTATGACATCAGCCTGGCCAATGTCGGCAATCTCGATCGGGCATTGCCCGAGCGGTTTGAACTGAATGCCGAGCAATGCGAAGCGGCCGACGGGCTCAATGGCTATGACGTGCAATCCTCAGCGCAACATCTCGTTTTCAGCCGCCCGTCCAGCGCCCGTGTCGCGGCTGGCGGCCGGCGTGCCCTCGGTTGGGCGCGCTGTATTCGCATCGATCAAGGAGCGTGGCATGTCTACCCGTAA
- a CDS encoding DUF465 domain-containing protein — protein MPVKHDLFADLHLTREQVTERRAQDSKLNHLLDEYDDIDKQVLAAEAALAEDDDVRKLKEKRLLVKDKIVRQLEQQN, from the coding sequence ATGCCGGTTAAGCACGACTTGTTCGCAGATTTGCATTTGACCCGGGAACAGGTCACGGAGCGCAGGGCACAGGACAGCAAACTCAATCACCTGCTTGACGAATATGACGACATCGACAAACAGGTACTGGCTGCTGAAGCAGCGCTGGCAGAGGATGACGACGTGAGGAAGCTCAAGGAAAAACGGCTATTGGTGAAGGACAAGATCGTTCGTCAGCTCGAGCAGCAGAACTGA
- a CDS encoding purine-nucleoside phosphorylase, producing MIATTRSSRAAGLHARSPVHGGFMSFDLPIKPKVVLIAMFAPEAQSWIERLALNHPVPLPGLSADYPNILCNDQGVCLLVTGMGQTNAAASTLALALSTQFDLRQSYFLIAGIAGINPHRGTLGTAAWARYLVDFGTQWALDSRDAPSDWPSGYIGVNTRGPDEKPRLDYRTELFELNPRLQARAYALTRHVTLSESAESAAWRTKYPHAPANQPPQVICGDTAASCTWFSGTRLGERAEAWTRLLTDGEGIYCTTQQEDNSTYEALSRAARAGLLDIDRLAVVRAGSNFDRPYPGYSDADNLLNYAQQGGFEPALENLYRVGNTLVQEIVGNWAAWEQGVPEA from the coding sequence CTGATTGCAACAACCCGTTCGAGCCGTGCTGCGGGTCTACATGCCCGCAGCCCAGTCCATGGAGGTTTCATGTCATTCGATTTACCGATCAAGCCGAAAGTGGTGCTGATCGCCATGTTCGCGCCCGAAGCACAGAGCTGGATCGAGCGCCTGGCGCTCAATCACCCGGTCCCTCTGCCGGGGCTGAGTGCCGACTACCCGAACATCCTCTGTAACGACCAGGGCGTCTGCCTGTTGGTGACCGGCATGGGCCAGACCAACGCGGCAGCCTCGACCCTTGCGTTGGCCCTGTCGACACAATTCGACCTGCGCCAGTCCTATTTCCTGATTGCCGGTATCGCCGGGATCAACCCGCACCGCGGCACCCTCGGTACGGCGGCCTGGGCCCGCTATCTGGTGGACTTCGGCACTCAGTGGGCGCTCGACTCGCGGGATGCACCGAGTGATTGGCCGAGCGGTTATATCGGCGTCAATACCCGTGGCCCGGACGAAAAACCGCGCCTGGATTACCGCACTGAGCTGTTCGAACTCAATCCGCGCCTGCAGGCCAGGGCCTATGCCTTGACCCGCCACGTGACCCTGAGCGAAAGCGCCGAGTCGGCGGCCTGGCGCACGAAGTATCCCCATGCCCCGGCCAACCAGCCACCGCAGGTGATCTGTGGCGATACTGCGGCAAGCTGCACCTGGTTCTCCGGCACTCGCCTGGGCGAACGGGCAGAGGCCTGGACCCGCCTGTTGACGGATGGCGAAGGGATCTACTGCACCACCCAGCAGGAAGACAATTCGACCTATGAAGCGTTGTCGCGAGCGGCGCGAGCCGGGCTGCTGGATATCGACCGCCTGGCGGTCGTGCGGGCCGGATCGAACTTCGACCGACCGTATCCAGGCTACAGCGATGCCGACAACCTGCTCAACTACGCGCAGCAGGGTGGGTTCGAGCCGGCCCTGGAAAACCTTTATCGGGTGGGGAATACGCTGGTGCAGGAAATCGTGGGCAACTGGGCCGCCTGGGAGCAGGGCGTACCAGAAGCCTGA
- a CDS encoding alpha/beta hydrolase gives MFKPLALALLLSCSLAQAAEPAELLADMPLTYLEQASPDTHDKPLVIFLHGYGSNEDDLFGIRESLPADYTVLSVRGRLELASGGYQWFHRRTDSAQYDGNREDLSQSAEAVTDFIQRATEKYHTQPDKVFLIGFSQGAMMTYEVALRHPEVLRGIAALSGRLLPVVRTQVLAPSSYRGLSVFIGHGTADPQVPYAGATEALSYLQTLSIEPGFHSYPGVVHTISGNEVTDLANWIAVSLKP, from the coding sequence ATGTTCAAACCCCTGGCCCTGGCCTTGCTGCTGTCCTGCTCGTTGGCCCAGGCCGCCGAGCCTGCCGAGTTGCTTGCGGACATGCCGCTGACCTACCTCGAACAGGCGAGCCCCGATACCCACGATAAGCCGCTGGTGATCTTTCTCCACGGCTATGGCAGTAACGAGGACGACCTGTTCGGCATTCGCGAGAGCCTGCCGGCCGACTACACCGTGCTCTCGGTGCGCGGCCGGCTGGAACTGGCGTCGGGAGGCTACCAGTGGTTCCACCGGCGTACCGATTCGGCGCAGTACGATGGCAACCGCGAAGACCTCAGCCAGAGCGCCGAAGCGGTGACCGATTTCATCCAGCGGGCCACCGAGAAGTACCACACCCAGCCAGACAAGGTGTTCCTGATCGGTTTCAGCCAGGGCGCGATGATGACCTACGAGGTAGCCTTGCGGCACCCCGAAGTGCTGCGCGGTATTGCCGCGTTGAGCGGGCGACTGCTGCCAGTGGTTCGCACGCAGGTGCTGGCACCGTCGAGCTACCGGGGGTTGAGCGTCTTCATCGGGCATGGCACCGCCGACCCACAGGTGCCTTATGCCGGCGCGACAGAGGCGCTGAGTTACTTGCAGACGCTCTCCATCGAGCCCGGTTTTCATTCCTATCCCGGTGTCGTGCACACCATCAGCGGTAACGAGGTCACCGACCTGGCGAACTGGATCGCCGTCTCGCTCAAGCCCTGA
- a CDS encoding helix-turn-helix transcriptional regulator, whose amino-acid sequence MSQDFLATETNRRQLQQIISGLSDGVILIEIDQSILWANEAALAMHGVSEVGELGANAAQYRKRFALRYRNHHALTADSYPIARVAKGETFSDLIVEVTPQAEPERTWVHNIRSMILTDRAGEPESLVLIISDATELAVAEQRFEKAFGANPAPAVICRLSDLRYIKVNQGFLEMTGYRREEVIGRSVYELDVLEEAERRELAIQRLGEGATIPQMQAELKLAHGGSKLVIVAGQPLDINEQDCMLFTFMDLEPRRRIETALRQSEERFAKAFRLAPAPTLLCVAADRQLLDINEAFLDSTGYSAQELLGQRVEAIGVFEDDKLCERIFSVLATNGRLSNLDLRIRRKDGELIDCALSADSVQIQGEPCYLLVLMNITERKRSEMELVAAIEAAMQDTSWFSQKLIEKLATVKNVSVQKLPGLSYADLTPRERDVLELICEGLADKEIAARLKLAPNTVRNHVATVYSKLAVHSRSEAIVWARERGLFSGRSKD is encoded by the coding sequence ATGAGCCAGGATTTCCTCGCCACCGAAACCAACCGCCGCCAACTGCAGCAGATCATCTCCGGGCTGTCCGACGGCGTGATTCTGATCGAGATCGACCAGAGCATTCTCTGGGCCAACGAGGCCGCCCTGGCCATGCATGGGGTCAGTGAGGTCGGCGAACTGGGAGCGAATGCGGCGCAGTACCGCAAACGGTTTGCCCTGCGTTATCGCAATCACCACGCCCTGACCGCTGACAGCTACCCGATCGCCCGGGTTGCCAAGGGCGAGACCTTCAGCGACCTGATCGTCGAGGTCACGCCCCAGGCCGAGCCGGAGCGCACCTGGGTCCACAACATCCGCAGCATGATTCTGACCGACCGCGCCGGCGAGCCGGAATCGCTGGTGCTGATCATCAGCGACGCCACCGAACTGGCCGTTGCCGAGCAACGCTTTGAAAAGGCCTTCGGCGCCAACCCGGCACCGGCGGTAATCTGCCGGCTCAGTGACCTGCGCTACATCAAGGTCAACCAGGGCTTCCTGGAAATGACCGGCTACCGCCGCGAGGAGGTGATCGGCCGCTCGGTCTACGAGCTGGATGTGCTGGAAGAGGCCGAGCGCCGCGAGCTGGCAATCCAGCGCCTGGGGGAGGGCGCGACCATTCCGCAGATGCAGGCTGAACTGAAGTTGGCACACGGTGGCAGCAAACTGGTGATCGTGGCCGGCCAGCCGCTGGACATCAATGAACAGGATTGCATGCTGTTCACCTTCATGGACCTGGAGCCGCGTCGGCGGATCGAGACCGCGCTGCGCCAGAGTGAGGAGCGTTTCGCCAAGGCCTTTCGCCTGGCTCCGGCGCCGACCTTGCTCTGCGTCGCCGCCGACCGGCAACTGCTCGATATCAACGAAGCGTTTCTCGACAGCACCGGCTACTCGGCTCAGGAACTGCTGGGGCAGCGGGTCGAGGCGATCGGTGTCTTCGAAGACGATAAACTCTGCGAACGGATCTTCAGCGTGTTGGCAACGAACGGTCGCCTGAGCAACCTGGACCTGAGAATCCGCCGCAAGGACGGCGAACTGATCGATTGTGCGTTGTCCGCCGACAGTGTGCAGATCCAGGGCGAGCCGTGTTACCTGCTGGTGCTGATGAACATCACCGAGCGCAAGCGTTCCGAAATGGAGTTGGTCGCGGCGATCGAGGCGGCGATGCAGGATACCTCCTGGTTCAGCCAGAAACTGATCGAGAAGCTGGCAACGGTGAAGAACGTCAGTGTGCAGAAACTGCCCGGTCTGTCCTACGCCGACCTGACGCCGCGCGAGCGTGACGTGCTGGAGCTGATCTGCGAAGGCCTGGCCGACAAGGAAATCGCCGCGCGGCTGAAGCTGGCGCCCAATACCGTGCGCAATCATGTCGCAACGGTCTATTCCAAGCTTGCCGTACACAGCCGTAGCGAAGCGATTGTCTGGGCCCGTGAACGGGGTCTGTTCAGTGGCCGGAGCAAGGACTGA
- a CDS encoding DUF1652 domain-containing protein, which yields MDIRALLEQGFAPLACECVLGDASLSVRVYDRETGRVDLMVAGIALSRLRKREDALRLLEELREELAGNALQRQGT from the coding sequence ATGGATATACGAGCACTCCTCGAACAGGGCTTTGCGCCGCTGGCGTGCGAGTGCGTGCTGGGCGATGCTTCGCTGAGCGTCAGGGTCTACGACCGGGAAACCGGGCGGGTCGACCTGATGGTCGCGGGCATTGCCCTGAGTCGCCTGCGCAAGCGGGAAGATGCGTTGCGCCTGCTCGAGGAACTGCGCGAAGAACTGGCGGGCAACGCGCTGCAGCGCCAGGGGACATAG